From Paenibacillus sp. PvR098:
GAGCGGGAAGCGGAGGAGGCGGAAGCGGCAGGCTGCCGCGCCGTCAGCCTGGGCAAACGCATACTTCGAACGGAGACGGCCGCGATGGTCGGACTCACGTGTATTTTATACGAAACCGGAGAGATGGGAGGAGAAGAGTAACATGGCGACAGTCGCTTTTCACACACTGGGCTGTAAAGTCAACTTTTATGATACGGAAGCGATCTGGCAGCTGTTTAAGCAGGATGGATACGAGCAGGTTGATTTTGAATCGACCGCTGACGTATATGTCATCAACAGTTGTACGGTTACGAATACAGGAGATAAAAAAAGCCGTCAAATGATCCGGCGTGCGATCCGCAGAAATCCGGAGGCGATCGTAGCGGTAACGGGCTGCTATGCACAAACATCTCCTGCCGAAATTTTGGCGATTCCAGGAGTCGATCTGGTGATCGGGACGCAGGACCGGGACAAAATTATGCCTTACGTGAAACAGCTGGAGCAGGAACGCCAGCCGATTAATGCCGTGCGCAACATCATGAAAACCCGTACGTTCGAGGAGCTCGACGTGCCGGATTTTGCCGATCGCACACGCGCTTTTCTCAAAATTCAAGAGGGCTGCAATAATTTCTGCACCTTCTGTATCATTCCATGGTCGCGCGGTCTAATGCGCAGCCGCGAGCCTCAAAGCGTGCTTCATCAAGCCCGTATGCTGGTCGATGCCGGATATCAGGAGATCGTGCTAACGGGTATTCACACGGGTGGTTACGGTGAGGATATGGAGGATTATAGCCTGGCCAAGCTGCTTTGGGATTTGGACAAGGTAGAAGGCCTGAAGCGCATTCGCATCAGCTCCATCGAAGCAAGCCAAATCACTGACGAGGTGCTGGAAGTATTGCAAAAGTCGGACAAAATGTGCCGTCACCTGCATATTCCGCTGCAAGCCGGAGATAACGACGTACTGGGGCGGATGCGCA
This genomic window contains:
- the mtaB gene encoding tRNA (N(6)-L-threonylcarbamoyladenosine(37)-C(2))-methylthiotransferase MtaB; the protein is MATVAFHTLGCKVNFYDTEAIWQLFKQDGYEQVDFESTADVYVINSCTVTNTGDKKSRQMIRRAIRRNPEAIVAVTGCYAQTSPAEILAIPGVDLVIGTQDRDKIMPYVKQLEQERQPINAVRNIMKTRTFEELDVPDFADRTRAFLKIQEGCNNFCTFCIIPWSRGLMRSREPQSVLHQARMLVDAGYQEIVLTGIHTGGYGEDMEDYSLAKLLWDLDKVEGLKRIRISSIEASQITDEVLEVLQKSDKMCRHLHIPLQAGDNDVLGRMRRKYTTEQFAQKIEHIHRIMPGVAITTDVIVGFPGETEEMFRNGYRFMQEMKFSEMHVFPYSKRTGTPAARMEDQVDEEIKNKRVHELIDLSEHMQLDYAKQFVGSVLEVIPERDYKGQPGSGLIMGYSDNYIQVVFEGSEEWIGQVCRVKITEAGVNECRGQIVRAPETVAVSSSSRKPSGANAAETIPGQAAKAIV